In bacterium, the DNA window ACTCCAGAATATAGACTTAGAGTTGGAGACTACAGAGTGTTGTTTGAAATAGAAGGAGATGAAATAGTGATATATCGCATTAGACATCGAAAGGAAATATATCGCTAAAAGGAGGCAGGTTATGACTAGATTACACCCAAACATATTGGAGAAAGATGGGAACAAAGAATTTGCGATTTTACCTTACGAAGAATTCATTCAGATTCAGGAAGAAATTGCTGATTATGAAGATTTGAAAGAATTGCGTTTGGCAAAAGAAGAAGAAAAATATAGTTCAACAATAAGTCTTGAAGAAGCAAGAAAAGAATTTGGATTGTAGCGTACAAAACAAAC includes these proteins:
- a CDS encoding type II toxin-antitoxin system Phd/YefM family antitoxin — protein: MTRLHPNILEKDGNKEFAILPYEEFIQIQEEIADYEDLKELRLAKEEEKYSSTISLEEARKEFGL